One segment of Streptomyces sp. XD-27 DNA contains the following:
- a CDS encoding thioesterase II family protein, which produces MTSGSTTATSPWFVRPPSTDHPARIFCFPFSGSGASAFSAWPAAIDDVEVCPVQFPGRENRLAHPHYGTYEDLADSLVDPLVPLLDRPFALFGHCAGALPAYETVVRLAERGLPQPDCFFVSGQPAPHDASRDRMLTMTESELRSELESFIRGRGMEPRPDMIDMGLAVLLRDHAAARAYRREKPVALSCPIVVLHWRDDPDVSLDELEGWRQYSDSVDIRVVDGGHYDFMDAPDELLKLLTSWR; this is translated from the coding sequence ATGACATCCGGCTCCACCACCGCCACGTCGCCGTGGTTCGTCCGGCCGCCGTCCACCGACCACCCCGCCCGGATCTTCTGCTTCCCCTTCTCCGGGTCCGGGGCTTCGGCGTTCAGCGCCTGGCCGGCCGCGATCGACGACGTCGAGGTCTGCCCGGTGCAGTTCCCCGGCCGCGAGAACCGGCTGGCCCACCCCCACTACGGCACCTACGAGGACCTCGCCGACAGCCTGGTCGACCCCCTGGTGCCGCTGCTCGACCGGCCGTTCGCGCTCTTCGGGCACTGCGCGGGCGCGCTGCCCGCGTACGAGACCGTGGTCCGGCTCGCCGAACGGGGCCTGCCCCAGCCGGATTGCTTCTTCGTGTCGGGCCAGCCGGCACCGCACGACGCCTCGCGCGACCGGATGCTCACCATGACCGAGTCCGAACTGCGCTCCGAGTTGGAGTCGTTCATCCGCGGCCGGGGAATGGAGCCGCGGCCGGACATGATCGACATGGGCCTGGCCGTGCTGCTCCGCGATCACGCCGCCGCGCGTGCGTACCGGCGGGAGAAGCCGGTCGCGCTGTCCTGCCCCATCGTCGTACTGCACTGGCGGGACGACCCCGATGTGAGCCTCGACGAGCTCGAGGGGTGGCGCCAGTACTCGGATTCGGTCGACATCCGGGTTGTCGACGGCGGCCACTACGACTTCATGGACGCGCCGGACGAACTGCTGAAGCTGCTGACCTCTTGGCGGTGA
- a CDS encoding type I polyketide synthase yields the protein MSGAATDIAVIGMSCRFPGVHNLGEFWRLLLDGKSTVGTFPEQRAIEAKYPSHPDAVTVNSGSFFDSVDGFDAEFFGTGPAEAAAMDPVQRLGLELAWEAVEDARVPATALAGREIDVVVGAGPSGYELLRKLSGSDQDDHYAALGSSGALIANRISSLFDVRGMSFCADSGQSSSLVSLALACDRIRGGAVDMAIAGGVHLIVDPEAGLGLANLGALSPDGRCFPFDERANGFIRGEGGAFVLLKRLDLAVADGDHIYAVVRGWGVGSGGASSRIPDPSPSGQAAAVLSALERAAVPFDGVDYVEAHGTGTRLGDPAEISGLREVFRETGRSRPLVIGSVKANVGHLEPAAGIVGFVKAALCVDRAHLVANLNFRSPNPAVPDFQEDFEVLRSARPWPSTPGRPRRAGVTSIGMGGTNAHVILEQAPEGRTELRPAGEDAGSAGRAGVVPWVLSARSEPALREQAARLRELVASDTSLPAADVGHSLVSTRSLFEHRAVVIGDGREESWAGLDAVATGSSSARVVRGVAAGPVGPVVFVFPGQGSQWAGMGRKLYAQSEVFARGIDACARALEPWVDWSLVDVVTGAESAPSLERGDDVVQPALFAMMVSLAEVWRSLGVVPDAVVGHSQGEIAAACVAGAIPLEDAARIVALRSQALTDLAGLGGLNAVSAPLAWVEERLERWAGRLCVGAVNGPGSVVISGDLEALDQFAAMAAGDGVRVRRVKIEYASHSHHVERIRDRVLEAAAGLSPKESAVEFHSTVTGGLLDTRALDGSYWYDNLRSTVRFGEVVEGLMRDRGGAFVEVSPHPVLAVAMEETADALTASPVVTGTLHKDDGSVGKVITSLAELHVRGVSVNWEEVFAADRPRRIGLPTYAFQRQRYWLTAPEDTGTAPTGSSAPTGSAAPTSGPGVHRPAATDTGAADLVSETSVLDLVCAETAAVLSREDTDLTGADLAARSTETFKDLGFDSSMAVRLRNRLAAAASVRLPATVAFSYPTPQALGGHIFSLLKPETPADAAVEPETPDVPEAARGTRVESRSDDELYELIDRGYV from the coding sequence ATGAGTGGCGCAGCCACCGATATTGCCGTCATCGGGATGTCGTGCCGCTTCCCCGGTGTGCACAACCTGGGGGAGTTCTGGCGCCTGCTGCTCGACGGGAAGTCGACCGTCGGAACGTTTCCCGAGCAGCGGGCGATCGAGGCGAAGTATCCGTCCCACCCGGACGCCGTCACCGTGAACTCGGGGTCGTTCTTCGACTCCGTCGACGGGTTCGACGCGGAGTTCTTCGGTACGGGGCCGGCTGAGGCGGCCGCCATGGACCCCGTGCAGCGGCTGGGGTTGGAGCTCGCCTGGGAGGCCGTCGAAGACGCCCGTGTTCCGGCGACCGCGCTCGCGGGCCGCGAGATCGATGTCGTGGTCGGCGCCGGCCCCTCCGGGTACGAGCTGCTGCGCAAGCTGTCCGGCAGCGACCAGGACGACCACTACGCCGCGCTCGGCTCGAGCGGCGCGTTGATCGCGAACCGGATCTCGAGCCTGTTCGACGTCCGCGGCATGAGTTTCTGCGCGGACTCGGGCCAGTCCTCGTCCCTCGTGTCGTTGGCGCTGGCGTGCGACCGGATACGCGGCGGCGCGGTCGACATGGCGATCGCGGGCGGCGTGCACCTGATCGTCGATCCGGAGGCGGGACTCGGCCTGGCGAATCTGGGCGCCTTGTCGCCCGACGGCCGCTGCTTCCCCTTCGACGAACGGGCCAACGGCTTCATCCGGGGCGAGGGCGGGGCGTTCGTCCTGCTGAAGCGGCTCGACCTCGCCGTCGCCGATGGTGATCACATCTACGCGGTGGTGCGCGGCTGGGGCGTCGGCAGCGGTGGCGCGTCCTCCCGGATACCGGATCCCAGCCCCAGCGGGCAGGCGGCAGCCGTGCTGTCGGCTCTCGAGCGTGCGGCTGTCCCGTTCGACGGTGTCGACTACGTCGAGGCCCACGGCACCGGCACACGACTCGGCGATCCGGCTGAGATATCCGGTCTGCGCGAGGTGTTCCGGGAGACCGGCCGGAGCCGCCCCCTGGTGATCGGCTCGGTGAAGGCGAACGTCGGGCACCTGGAGCCGGCCGCGGGGATCGTCGGCTTCGTGAAGGCAGCGCTCTGCGTGGACCGCGCTCACCTGGTGGCGAATCTGAACTTCCGGTCTCCGAACCCCGCCGTCCCGGACTTCCAGGAGGACTTCGAGGTCCTCCGGTCCGCGCGGCCCTGGCCGAGCACGCCGGGTCGGCCGCGGCGGGCAGGGGTGACGTCGATCGGGATGGGTGGCACCAACGCGCACGTCATCCTCGAACAGGCACCCGAGGGCCGGACGGAACTCCGTCCCGCAGGTGAGGACGCGGGCTCCGCGGGCCGTGCCGGGGTGGTGCCGTGGGTGCTGTCGGCGCGGTCGGAGCCCGCCCTGCGGGAGCAGGCGGCGCGGCTGCGGGAACTCGTGGCCTCGGACACGTCCCTGCCGGCGGCCGACGTCGGGCATTCGCTGGTGTCGACGCGGTCGCTGTTCGAGCACCGGGCGGTGGTCATCGGCGACGGCCGCGAGGAATCGTGGGCCGGTCTTGACGCGGTGGCGACGGGCAGCAGCTCGGCACGGGTGGTGCGTGGGGTGGCCGCGGGGCCCGTGGGCCCGGTCGTCTTCGTGTTCCCCGGCCAGGGCTCGCAGTGGGCGGGCATGGGCAGGAAGCTGTACGCGCAGTCGGAGGTGTTCGCGCGCGGGATCGACGCGTGCGCGCGCGCTCTGGAGCCGTGGGTGGACTGGTCACTGGTGGACGTGGTGACCGGTGCGGAGTCCGCGCCGTCCCTTGAGCGGGGCGACGATGTGGTGCAGCCCGCGCTGTTCGCGATGATGGTGTCCCTGGCAGAGGTGTGGCGGTCCCTTGGAGTGGTCCCCGACGCGGTGGTGGGGCACTCACAGGGAGAGATCGCCGCGGCCTGCGTGGCGGGCGCGATCCCGCTTGAGGACGCGGCGCGCATCGTCGCCCTGCGCAGCCAGGCACTGACCGACCTGGCCGGTCTTGGCGGGCTGAACGCGGTGTCCGCGCCCCTCGCGTGGGTTGAGGAACGGTTGGAGCGGTGGGCCGGGCGGCTCTGCGTGGGCGCGGTCAACGGACCGGGCTCCGTGGTGATCTCCGGGGACCTCGAGGCGCTTGACCAGTTCGCGGCGATGGCGGCCGGAGACGGTGTCCGGGTGCGCCGGGTCAAGATCGAGTACGCCTCGCACTCCCACCACGTCGAACGCATCCGGGACCGGGTGCTCGAGGCCGCCGCCGGGCTTTCCCCGAAGGAGTCGGCGGTGGAGTTCCACTCCACGGTCACCGGGGGGTTGCTCGACACGCGCGCGCTCGACGGCTCGTACTGGTACGACAACCTGCGCTCGACGGTGCGCTTCGGCGAGGTGGTCGAAGGCCTGATGCGGGACCGCGGCGGGGCGTTCGTGGAAGTCAGCCCGCATCCGGTGCTCGCGGTGGCGATGGAGGAGACCGCCGACGCGCTGACGGCATCGCCGGTGGTGACGGGCACCCTGCACAAGGACGACGGAAGCGTGGGCAAGGTCATCACGTCCCTTGCCGAACTGCACGTGCGGGGCGTGTCGGTGAACTGGGAAGAGGTGTTCGCGGCGGACCGGCCGCGCCGGATCGGCCTGCCGACCTACGCGTTCCAGCGGCAGCGGTACTGGCTGACGGCGCCCGAAGACACCGGCACCGCGCCCACGGGCTCCTCCGCGCCCACGGGCTCCGCGGCACCCACGAGCGGACCGGGCGTGCACCGGCCCGCTGCCACCGACACCGGGGCGGCGGACCTGGTGTCGGAAACCTCGGTCCTCGACCTGGTGTGCGCCGAAACGGCCGCGGTGCTGAGCCGGGAGGACACGGATCTGACGGGCGCCGACCTCGCGGCGAGGTCGACCGAGACCTTCAAGGACCTGGGTTTCGACTCCTCGATGGCCGTGCGGCTCCGCAACCGGCTCGCCGCGGCAGCCAGTGTGCGGCTCCCGGCCACCGTCGCGTTCTCCTACCCCACTCCGCAAGCGCTCGGCGGCCACATCTTCTCCCTCCTCAAGCCGGAGACGCCCGCCGACGCCGCCGTCGAGCCGGAGACGCCCGACGTCCCGGAAGCGGCGCGGGGAACGAGGGTGGAAAGCCGGAGTGATGATGAATTGTACGAATTGATCGACCGCGGATACGTGTAG